A genomic stretch from Eubacterium sulci ATCC 35585 includes:
- a CDS encoding 50S ribosomal protein L19 codes for MNILDSVAQDYLKKDVPAFNVGDQVKVHVKIKEGARERIQIFEGFVLKKQNGGIGATFTVRKIASGVGVEKTFPLHSPWVEKIEVVREGKVRRARLHYMRGRTGKAAKIKTK; via the coding sequence ATGAATATTTTAGATTCAGTTGCTCAGGATTATCTCAAGAAGGATGTCCCTGCATTTAACGTAGGTGACCAGGTAAAGGTCCACGTTAAAATTAAGGAAGGCGCAAGAGAAAGAATTCAGATTTTTGAAGGTTTTGTTCTTAAGAAGCAGAACGGTGGAATCGGTGCTACATTTACAGTTAGAAAGATTGCTTCTGGTGTAGGTGTTGAGAAGACATTTCCACTTCATTCTCCATGGGTCGAGAAAATCGAAGTTGTTAGAGAAGGTAAGGTTAGAAGAGCTAGACTTCACTACATGCGTGGCAGAACCGGTAAGGCTGCTAAGATTAAGACTAAATAA